A genomic window from Salvia miltiorrhiza cultivar Shanhuang (shh) chromosome 5, IMPLAD_Smil_shh, whole genome shotgun sequence includes:
- the LOC130985071 gene encoding uncharacterized protein LOC130985071 yields the protein MSSHTTIWSDENGVDPDDGNSWMCSACTLPIFSTPFTTINTKHGQVLLHDQCANLPKKLMDNAFHPGAPLMLKENWDSSSSQSCRECGKKCGSMFYQCLDSSCDLRFDLLCSLQIKILHRSHKHRLTMVRGRAAFRCSACGTQHEGLSSPSYLCTACGVWIHKDCASSPNAIRLVQPQQHQHSLFLTYNIIHAFPARDCKCAFCGERILLYSVGAYFCFKCSYFAHIRCATSDPRCFESVLIRDAKLADLLHLPMADERTSIVRYMLENTDAGEEEYGDEEVGNPKYGYDQRLHKHPLIFHDEDDSGNVDDEDDDDGTGHSSSRVCSACVQFISPPFYSCSQCPDFLLHASCFNLPAKIKHAYHPDHTLSLFTKAPIKHRDVGFFCHGCWILCSGFAYCCMTCTDFSMDVLCALMPTSITHASHGKTHILYMSRYNLGTCSCCNLKFAGSMFYECSNCRHLKLHARCALLPTTISHKFDAHPLNLTTDDDNDDTQQICEVCEEDIDKRCWNYSCNDCEQWLHINCIPFLDAISRVKFGGSVGFKCHDCPLTGVRESTLAGYYCDDCKYIFIRYDEEDANEHRAYECSKCCYKIHETCAMSEIP from the exons ATGAGCTCTCACACTACAATATGGAGTGATGAAAACGGCGTAGATCCAGACGACGGAAATTCTTGGATGTGCAGTGCTTGTACGCTCCCAATCTTCTCCACGCCCTTCACCACCATCAACACCAAACACGGTCAAGTGCTCCTGCACGATCAATGCGCTAATCTCCCCAAGAAATTGATGGATAATGCGTTTCACCCCGGCGCGCCCCTCATGCTCAAGGAAAACTGGGATTCATCATCATCACAATCTTGCCGTGAATGTGGAAAAAAATGCGGGAGTATGTTCTATCAATGCCTTGATTCTTCTTGTGATCTTCGATTCGACTTGTTGTGCAGTTTGCAGATCAAAATCTTGCACAGGAGCCATAAACACAGGTTGACGATGGTAAGGGGTCGGGCTGCCTTCAGATGCAGCGCGTGTGGAACACAACATGAAGGGCTATCGTCTCCGTCGTATCTGTGCACTGCTTGTGGTGTCTGGATTCATAAAGACTGCGCTTCCTCACCTAATGCTATCCGACTAGTGCAACCGCAGCAGCATCAGCATTCTCTTTTTCTCACCTATAATATTATACATGCTTTTCCTGCTCGAGATTGCAAATGTGCATTCTGTGGAGAAAGGATCTTGTTGTATAGTGTGGGTGCTTATTTCTGTTTCAAGTGTAGCTATTTTGCTCATATTAGGTGTGCAACATCGGATCCTCGCTGTTTTGAGTCAG TGTTAATTCGAGATGCAAAACTGGCCGATCTGCTCCATCTTCCGATGGCAGATGAACGCACAAGCATCGTGCGTTATATGTTGGAGAATACTGATGCTGGAGAAGAAGAATATGGTGACGAGGAGGTTGGTAATCCCAAATACGGATATGATCAAAGATTGCATAAACATCCGTTGATATTTCATGATGAAGATGATAGTGGTAATGTTGATGATGAAGACGATGATGATGGCACAGGGCATTCTTCATCCCGTGTATGCAGTGCGTGTGTTCAGTTCATTTCCCCTCCATTCTACAGCTGCTCCCAATGTCCGGATTTTCTTCTCCACGCCTCTTGTTTCAATCTTCCAGCCAAAATCAAGCACGCCTATCATCCAGACCACACCCTTTCCCTCTTCACAAAAGCACCCATCAAACATCGTGATGTAGGCTTCTTCTGCCATGGTTGCTGGATTCTGTGCTCTGGATTCGCCTACTGCTGCATGACTTGCACAGACTTCAGCATGGATGTTTTGTGCGCACTAATGCCTACCTCAATCACCCACGCCTCTCACGGGAAGACGCACATTCTTTACATGTCGCGTTACAATTTAGGCACGTGTAGCTGCTGCAACCTCAAGTTTGCAGGGAGTATGTTCTATGAGTGCAGCAATTGTCGCCATCTAAAACTACATGCTCGCTGCGCTTTGCTTCCCACTACCATTAGCCACAAATTTGATGCACACCCTCTCAACCTAACCACCGATGATGATAATGATGATACCCAACAAATTTGTGAGGTTTGTGAAGAGGATATCGATAAAAGGTGCTGGAACTACAGCTGCAACGACTGCGAGCAGTGGCTTCACATCAACTGCATTCCCTTTCTGGATGCTATTTCTAGGGTCAAGTTTGGTGGTAGTGTTGGTTTCAAATGCCATGACTGCCCCCTCACTGGTGTCAGAGAGAGTACACTTGCAGGCTACTACTGCGATGATTGCAAGTACATATTCATCAGGTATGATGAAGAAGATGCTAATGAACATCGTGCGTATGAATGCTCCAAGTGTTGTTATAAGATACATGAGACCTGCGCCATGTCTGAGATTCCGTGA